A DNA window from Fragaria vesca subsp. vesca linkage group LG3, FraVesHawaii_1.0, whole genome shotgun sequence contains the following coding sequences:
- the LOC101292191 gene encoding uncharacterized protein LOC101292191 produces MSMKSSSYSWIWVFKKKNSFSDGGKNGGLKMKQVSFMGVVCTVMLFIVYRTTNYQYQAYKEAEMEGKMHPFNQEILLSSRALDGLPRGIVQARSDLELRPLWLSSSKLKVDYSNRNLLAMPVGIKQKDNVDEIVQKFLPENFTIILFHYDGDVKGWWDLEWSDEAIHIVARNQTKWWFAKRFLHPDVVSIYDYIFLWDEDLGVENFNPARYLEIVRGAGLEISQPALHPNSTEIHHRITVRAKKKKFHRRIYDSRGSVKCTEESQGPPCTGFVEGMAPVFSRSAWDCTWHLIQNDLVHGWGLDMKLGYCAQGDRSKNVGVVDVEYIFHKGIQSLGGGDSQERKVSNSKKKRIVSNHDGRTEIRRQSTREFTVFKERWNRAVEEDKKWIDPFKNDQRRRKKQRLRSNH; encoded by the exons ATGTCGATGAAGTCGTCTTCTTACTCATGGATATGGGTGTTCAAGAAGAAGAATAGCTTCTCTGATGGG GGAAAAAACGGAGGATTAAAGATGAAGCAGGTCTCATTTATGGGAGTTGTGTGTACAGTAATGTTGTTCATTGTGTACAGAACCACCAATTATCAATATCAGGCTTATAAGGAGGCAGAG ATGGAAGGAAAAATGCATCCCTTTAACCAG GAAATTCTTTTGAGTTCCAGAGCATTGGATGGTTTGCCTCGTGGCATAGTACAAGCTAGGTCGGATTTAGAGCTGAGGCCTTTGTGGCTGAGTAGTTCAAAGTTAAAG GTTGATTATAGCAATCGCAACTTGCTGGCTATGCCAGTTGGTATTAAGCAGAAAGATAATGTTGACGAAATTGTGCAAAAG TTTCTTCCAGAAAACTTTACAATTATACTCTTCCATTATGATGGGGATGTTAAAGGATGGTGGGATCTTGAGTGGAGTGATGAGGCCATACACATAGTTGCCCGCAACCAAACAAAGTG GTGGTTTGCAAAACGATTTCTACATCCAGATGTTGTGTCCATATATGATTACATATTCCTCTGGGATGAAGATTTGGGGGTTGAGAATTTCAACCCAGCAAG GTACCTTGAAATTGTGAGAGGAGCAGGACTGGAGATATCTCAGCCAGCTTTGCATCCAAATTCAACTGAAATACATCATAGAATTACAGTTCGTGCTAAAAAAAAGAAGTTCCATAG AAGAATTTATGATAGCAGAGGCAGTGTGAAGTGTACTGAGGAAAGTCAAGGACCACCATGCACTGG GTTTGTTGAAGGTATGGCCCCGGTCTTTTCAAGATCTGCCTGGGATTGCACTTGGCATCTTATACAG AATGATCTCGTACATGGATGGGGTCTGGACATGAAGCTTGGGTATTGTGCGCAG GGGGACCGTTCAAAAAATGTGGGAGTTGTTGATGTTGAATATATTTTTCATAAGGGTATACAAAGTTTGGGTGGGGGTGACTCTCAGGAAAGAAAG GTTTCCAATTCTAAGAAG AAACGCATTGTTTCAAATCATGATGGAAGAACCGAG ATTCGGAGGCAATCAACGCGGGAGTTTACAGTGTTCAAAGAACGGTGGAATCGTGCTGTAGAAGAGGACAAGAAGTGGATTGATCCATTCAAGAATGACCAAAGACGGAGAAAGAAACAGCGGTTACGCAGCAACCATTGA